Proteins from a genomic interval of Rosa chinensis cultivar Old Blush chromosome 2, RchiOBHm-V2, whole genome shotgun sequence:
- the LOC112189040 gene encoding laccase-15 — protein sequence MKVSRISLHLQLLGLLLALNGFLHHCQAWPARYTFVVENTPYKRLCSTKNILTVNGQFPGPTLYAHKGDTIIVDVINKGNRNITLHWHGVGQPRYPWSDGPEYITQCPIQPGAKFSQKIIFSKEEGTLWWHAHSEWDRATVHGPIIIYPNKNSKYPFAKPHAEIPIILGEWWKVDIGKLYTQTIQSGGDPNTSDAYLINGQPGDLYPCSKSETFKLMVDYGKTYLLRLINSGVQEILFFAIANHKVTVVGTDASYTKPFTTDYVTISPGQTIDLLLHANQRPNHYYMAATAYVGGAVPYDNTTTTALLQYTNRGYTPSSTPLFPNLPAHNDTNASVHFSGSLRSLADKNHPIDVPLKITTPLFYTISVNTFQCPNNSCAGPNGTRLAASINNISFVNPSIDILQAYYYHVNGQFGTRFPSSPPLLFDFTAQYLPLYLQTPKRGTEVKVLEYNATVELVFQGTNLVAGDDHPMHLHGYSFYVVGLGLGNFDKDKDPLKYNLVDPPLQNTIAVPVNGWATIRFKADNPGVWFMHCHLDRHMSWGMDTTFIVKNGKGPEAQILPPPPDMPPC from the exons ATGAAGGTTTCCAGAATTAGCCTGCATCTGCAACTTTTGGGGTTGTTATTGGCTTTGAATGGCTTCCTCCACCATTGCCAAGCTTGGCCAGCTCGTTACACTTTTGTG GTGGAAAACACTCCATACAAGAGACTCTGCAGCACAAAGAACATCTTGACTGTAAATGGCCAGTTTCCGGGGCCAACTTTGTATGCTCACAAAGGAGACACTATCATCGTCGATGTCATTAACAAAGGCAATCGTAACATTACTCTCCACTG GCATGGTGTTGGGCAACCAAGATATCCATGGTCGGACGGACCAGAGTATATCACACAGTGCCCAATTCAACCAGGGGCCAAGTTCAGCCAAAAGATCATTTTCTCGAAGGAGGAAGGCACCCTTTGGTGGCATGCTCACAGTGAGTGGGATCGTGCCACAGTCCATGGTCCCATCATCATATACCCCAACAAGAACAGCAAATACCCTTTTGCCAAGCCTCATGCAGAAATTCCAATCATATTAG GAGAGTGGTGGAAGGTAGATATAGGGAAGCTTTATACTCAAACTATTCAATCCGGAGGGGACCCTAATACTTCCGACGCCTACCTCATCAATGGTCAACCTGGCGATCTGTATCCATGCTCTAAATCAG AGACGTTCAAGTTGATGGTTGATTATGGCAAAACCTACCTACTGAGACTAATCAACTCCGGTGTGCAAGAGATTCTGTTTTTCGCCATCGCCAATCACAAAGTTACAGTTGTAGGGACAGATGCTAGCTACACCAAGCCTTTCACAACTGATTATGTCACCATCTCACCTGGTCAAACCATTGACCTTTTGCTCCATGCTAATCAGAGGCCTAACCACTATTACATGGCCGCTACAGCCTACGTCGGTGGTGCTGTTCCTTATGATAACACCACCACCACAGCCCTACTACAATACACGAATCGGGGTTACACCCCTTCTTCAACCCCTTTGTTTCCTAATCTTCCTGCTCACAATGACACTAATGCATCAGTTCATTTTAGTGGTAGTCTCAGGAGCTTGGCTGATAAAAACCACCCCATTGACGTTCCACTAAAAATTACAACTCCCTTGTTTTATACCATCTCCGTCAACACGTTCCAGTGCCCCAATAATTCATGCGCCGGGCCTAATGGGACGCGTCTGGCTGCTAGTATAAACAACATTAGCTTTGTTAATCCTAGCATTGACATACTACAAGCGTACTATTACCATGTCAACGGGCAATTTGGAACTCGGTTTCCAAGTTCCCCGCCTCTGCTGTTTGACTTTACAGCACAGTACTTGCCGCTGTACCTTCAGACCCCAAAACGAGGGACAGAGGTGAAGGTACTGGAGTACAACGCGACAGTGGAGCTTGTGTTTCAGGGGACTAATTTGGTGGCAGGGGATGACCATCCAATGCATCTTCATGGTTACAGTTTCTATGTGGTTGGATTGGGGCTTGGGAACTTTGACAAGGATAAGGACCCTTTGAAATACAATCTTGTTGATCCTCCTCTTCAAAACACCATTGCTGTCCCTGTAAATGGGTGGGCTACCATCAGATTCAAGGCTGATAATCCTGGAGTTTGGTTTATGCATTGCCATCTGGATAGGCATATGTCATGGGGGATGGATACGACATTCATAGTGAAAAATGGAAAGGGACCTGAAGCTCAAATCTTACCTCCACCACCAGATATGCCACCATGCTGA